One part of the Sphingopyxis sp. TUF1 genome encodes these proteins:
- the purD gene encoding phosphoribosylamine--glycine ligase, whose product MNILLIGSGGREHALSWQLAQSPSCAKLYAAPGNPGIELHAECVPIAADDLDGLIAFVRAHAIDFVVVGPEAPLVAGLADRLRAIGVPVFGPSAAAARLEGSKGFTKDLCARASIPTAAYARCTSADEALAVLDGFAIPVVIKADGLAAGKGVIIAETRADAEAAVADMFAGAFGGAGAEVVIEEFMTGEEASFFALSDGQNVVAFGSAQDHKRVGDGDTGPNTGGMGAYSPAPVLTPDLEAAVMDRIICPTVTTLAAEGTPYVGVLFAGLMLTAEGPKLIEYNCRFGDPECQVLMMRFRGDLAALLYAAATGQLAHAEPPTFAHDYALTVVMAANGYPGTPEKGGAIRRIADAEAGGVRVFHAGTARQDRTLVAAGGRVLNVTATGKSVTEAQARTYAALDRIDFASGFCRRDIGWREVAREAE is encoded by the coding sequence ATGAATATCCTGCTCATCGGTTCGGGGGGCCGCGAACACGCGCTGAGCTGGCAACTGGCACAATCGCCAAGCTGCGCCAAGCTCTATGCCGCGCCGGGCAACCCGGGAATCGAACTCCACGCCGAATGCGTACCGATCGCCGCCGACGATCTCGACGGCCTGATAGCCTTCGTGCGCGCACACGCCATCGATTTCGTCGTCGTCGGCCCCGAAGCGCCGCTCGTCGCAGGCCTCGCCGACCGGCTGCGCGCGATCGGCGTGCCGGTCTTCGGCCCGTCGGCCGCCGCCGCGCGGCTCGAAGGGTCGAAGGGCTTTACAAAAGATCTGTGCGCGCGCGCATCGATCCCCACCGCCGCCTATGCCCGCTGCACGAGCGCCGACGAAGCGCTCGCGGTGCTCGACGGCTTTGCCATTCCCGTGGTCATCAAAGCCGACGGCCTCGCCGCGGGAAAGGGCGTCATCATCGCCGAAACGCGCGCCGATGCCGAGGCGGCGGTTGCCGACATGTTCGCCGGCGCCTTCGGCGGTGCGGGTGCCGAGGTGGTGATCGAGGAATTTATGACCGGCGAGGAGGCGAGCTTCTTCGCGCTCTCCGATGGCCAGAATGTCGTCGCCTTCGGCAGCGCGCAGGACCACAAGCGCGTCGGTGACGGCGACACGGGTCCGAACACCGGCGGCATGGGTGCTTACAGCCCCGCGCCCGTACTCACCCCCGACCTTGAGGCCGCGGTGATGGATCGCATCATCTGCCCGACGGTCACAACGCTCGCCGCCGAGGGCACGCCCTATGTCGGCGTTCTCTTCGCCGGGCTGATGCTCACCGCCGAAGGGCCGAAGCTGATCGAATATAATTGCCGGTTCGGCGATCCCGAATGTCAGGTGCTGATGATGCGCTTCCGCGGCGACCTCGCCGCGCTGCTCTATGCGGCCGCGACGGGCCAGCTGGCCCACGCCGAACCGCCGACCTTTGCACATGATTATGCGCTTACCGTCGTCATGGCGGCGAACGGTTATCCGGGCACGCCCGAAAAAGGCGGCGCGATCCGCCGCATCGCCGATGCCGAGGCAGGCGGCGTGCGCGTGTTCCACGCCGGCACCGCGCGCCAGGACCGCACGCTTGTCGCCGCGGGCGGCCGCGTGCTCAATGTCACCGCGACGGGCAAAAGCGTCACCGAGGCGCAGGCGCGCACCTATGCCGCGCTCGACCGGATCGATTTCGCCAGCGGCTTCTGCCGCCGCGACATCGGTTGGCGCGAGGTCGCGCGCGAGGCCGAATAG
- a CDS encoding MarC family protein: protein MIDLFISAFVTLFVVIDPPGCAPIYASLTSGASAEQRRSMAIRAVLIAGLILIFFAMFGEALLGFLHIDLDSFRIAGGIMLFIIAIDMVFEKRTERREQRAEKLMATPEIEDVSVFPMAMPMLAGPGSIASVMLLVSQNNGLDRAFVIFGALLLVLLLTLAALLAAGPLMRLIGHKGEAVITRLLGVLLAALAAQFVIDGLKASFPSLG from the coding sequence GTGATCGACCTTTTCATCTCTGCCTTTGTCACGCTGTTCGTCGTCATCGACCCGCCCGGCTGCGCGCCGATCTACGCCAGCCTGACGAGCGGCGCGAGTGCGGAGCAGCGCCGGTCAATGGCGATTCGTGCGGTCCTGATCGCGGGGCTGATCCTGATCTTTTTCGCGATGTTCGGTGAAGCCTTGCTCGGTTTCCTGCATATCGACCTCGACAGTTTCCGCATCGCGGGCGGGATCATGCTGTTCATCATCGCGATCGACATGGTATTCGAAAAACGCACCGAGCGCCGCGAACAGCGCGCCGAAAAGCTGATGGCGACGCCGGAGATCGAGGATGTGTCGGTGTTCCCGATGGCGATGCCGATGCTCGCAGGACCGGGGTCGATCGCCTCGGTGATGCTGCTCGTGTCGCAGAACAACGGGCTCGACCGCGCCTTCGTCATCTTCGGCGCACTGCTCCTCGTCCTCCTTTTGACGCTCGCTGCCTTGCTCGCCGCAGGGCCGCTGATGCGGCTGATCGGCCACAAGGGTGAGGCGGTGATTACGCGCCTTCTCGGCGTGTTGCTCGCCGCGCTCGCGGCGCAGTTTGTGATCGATGGGTTGAAGGCGAGTTTTCCGAGCTTGGGCTAA
- a CDS encoding hemolysin family protein has product MTPFPWSDVAIIAILVLLNGVFAMSELAIVSARDPRLQAAEKRGSRGAKIARQLAADPGRFLSTVQVGITLIGILAGAYSGASLGAPVAERLQAWIGLDDETALTAGFAVVIALTTYASLIAGELVPKQFALRAPEPIAIFIALPMLWLSKIGAPLVWLLDRSSALVFRLLGLSRESEERVTAEELHLIVAEASKSGVIEESERAIISGVVRLADRPVREVMTPRKDVDWIDISLDARGLRDRLLETPHSRLPVARGSVDDIVGVVQARDIAAALFAGQTLDLEQLMRPAKVIHDQIDAMDALEALRVAEVPMLLVHDEYGHFDGLVTPADLLSAIAGEFASDQDIGSEPFVVERDDGSLLIAGAMPADQMAERLGIELGDDRDYATAAGHALAVLKHLPEEGESFIDRGWKFEIVDMDGRKIDKLLVSEIRKPKGEEAE; this is encoded by the coding sequence ATGACCCCTTTTCCCTGGTCCGACGTCGCGATCATCGCGATCCTCGTCCTTCTCAACGGTGTTTTCGCCATGTCCGAACTGGCGATCGTTTCGGCGCGCGATCCTCGTCTTCAGGCGGCCGAAAAGCGCGGCAGCCGCGGCGCGAAGATCGCCCGCCAGCTCGCGGCCGATCCCGGCCGCTTCCTTTCGACGGTTCAGGTCGGGATCACCCTGATCGGCATTCTCGCGGGCGCCTATTCGGGCGCCAGCCTCGGCGCGCCGGTCGCCGAGCGTTTGCAGGCGTGGATCGGACTCGACGATGAAACGGCGCTGACCGCGGGCTTTGCCGTCGTCATCGCGCTCACTACCTACGCGTCGCTGATCGCCGGCGAGCTGGTGCCCAAGCAATTCGCGCTGCGCGCGCCCGAACCCATCGCCATTTTCATTGCATTGCCTATGCTGTGGCTGTCGAAAATCGGCGCGCCGTTGGTGTGGCTGCTCGACCGCAGTTCGGCGCTGGTGTTCCGCTTGCTCGGCCTCAGCCGCGAATCGGAGGAGCGGGTGACCGCCGAGGAGCTGCACCTGATCGTCGCCGAAGCGTCGAAATCGGGGGTGATCGAGGAAAGCGAACGCGCGATCATTTCGGGCGTCGTGCGCCTTGCCGACCGGCCGGTGCGCGAGGTGATGACCCCGCGCAAGGATGTCGACTGGATCGACATTTCGCTCGACGCGCGGGGGCTGCGCGACCGGCTCCTCGAAACGCCGCACAGCCGCCTGCCCGTGGCGCGCGGGTCGGTCGATGATATCGTCGGCGTGGTCCAGGCGCGCGACATCGCCGCGGCGCTGTTCGCCGGACAAACGCTCGACCTTGAACAATTGATGCGCCCGGCGAAGGTCATCCACGACCAGATCGATGCGATGGACGCGCTCGAAGCCTTGCGCGTCGCCGAGGTGCCGATGCTGCTCGTCCATGACGAATATGGCCATTTCGACGGGCTGGTGACGCCGGCCGATCTGCTTTCGGCGATCGCGGGCGAATTTGCGTCGGACCAGGACATCGGCAGCGAACCTTTTGTCGTCGAACGCGACGATGGCAGCCTGCTGATCGCGGGGGCGATGCCCGCCGACCAGATGGCCGAGCGGCTGGGGATCGAGCTGGGCGACGACCGCGACTATGCGACCGCGGCGGGCCACGCGCTCGCCGTGCTGAAGCATCTGCCCGAAGAGGGCGAAAGCTTCATTGACAGGGGCTGGAAGTTCGAGATTGTCGACATGGACGGGCGCAAGATCGACAAGCTGCTCGTGAGCGAAATCCGCAAGCCGAAGGGGGAAGAGGCCGAATAG
- the xseA gene encoding exodeoxyribonuclease VII large subunit: MAVPFPDEAPGNGTDARLLAEEAPGDNAPALSVSQLSAAIKRTVEDGFARVRVRGELSGAKRAASGHFYAALKDDNALIDMVMWKGQAARLAFRPEDGIEVIATGKLTTYPGRSKYQLVVESLEVAGEGALMLLFEKLKARLGGEGLFDQGRKQPLPYLPRTIGVVTSPTGAVIRDILHRLADRCPSHVIVWPVLVQGEGAAAQVAGAIRGFDALAPGGKVARPDLVIVARGGGSIEDLWAFNEEVVVRAIADCRIPTISAVGHETDVTLADYAADRRAPTPTAAAEMAVPVRAELLAQLATWGGRMIGAAGRQQALCGERLAALARHLPKRDALYAPQRQRLDDAGERLDRGQRQRLTMLGERLGARGAALRPALLARAWDRDRAKLDGLVRLLASLDPRALLSRGYAMVRDAGGAIVTSAAKAHDAGHLRLQFADGELPVTVGEGGDPAPLPALRPARKAPPSAPKPGQGELF; encoded by the coding sequence ATGGCAGTTCCTTTTCCCGATGAAGCGCCCGGCAACGGCACCGACGCGCGGCTGTTAGCCGAGGAGGCGCCCGGCGACAACGCCCCAGCCCTGTCGGTCAGCCAATTGTCGGCGGCGATCAAGCGGACGGTCGAGGACGGTTTTGCGCGGGTGCGGGTGCGCGGCGAATTATCGGGAGCGAAGCGCGCGGCGTCGGGGCATTTTTATGCGGCGCTGAAGGACGACAACGCCCTCATCGACATGGTGATGTGGAAGGGGCAGGCGGCGCGTCTCGCGTTCCGGCCCGAGGACGGGATCGAGGTGATCGCGACCGGCAAGCTCACCACCTATCCGGGACGCTCCAAATATCAGCTCGTCGTCGAAAGCCTGGAGGTCGCGGGCGAAGGCGCGCTGATGCTGCTTTTCGAGAAATTGAAGGCGCGGCTGGGCGGCGAGGGGCTGTTCGATCAGGGGCGCAAGCAGCCGCTTCCCTATCTGCCGCGCACGATCGGCGTCGTGACGTCGCCGACCGGTGCGGTGATCCGCGACATTCTCCACCGCCTTGCCGATCGCTGCCCCAGCCATGTGATTGTCTGGCCGGTGCTGGTGCAGGGCGAGGGGGCGGCGGCGCAGGTCGCAGGCGCGATTCGCGGTTTCGACGCGCTCGCGCCGGGCGGGAAGGTAGCCCGCCCCGACCTGGTGATCGTTGCGCGCGGCGGCGGGTCGATCGAGGATCTGTGGGCGTTCAACGAAGAGGTCGTCGTGCGCGCGATCGCCGACTGCCGCATCCCGACGATCAGCGCGGTCGGGCATGAAACCGACGTGACGCTGGCCGATTATGCCGCCGACAGGCGCGCGCCGACGCCGACCGCTGCGGCCGAGATGGCGGTGCCGGTGCGCGCCGAGCTGCTCGCGCAGCTGGCGACGTGGGGCGGGCGGATGATCGGCGCCGCGGGTCGGCAGCAGGCGCTGTGCGGCGAACGGCTGGCGGCGCTGGCGCGGCACTTGCCCAAACGCGACGCCCTCTATGCGCCGCAGCGCCAGCGGCTCGACGACGCGGGCGAGCGGCTCGATCGTGGACAAAGGCAGCGGCTGACGATGCTGGGCGAGCGGCTTGGCGCGCGCGGCGCGGCGCTGCGGCCGGCGTTGCTGGCGCGGGCGTGGGACCGCGACCGCGCAAAGCTCGACGGGCTGGTGCGCCTGCTCGCCTCGCTCGATCCGCGCGCGCTGCTGTCGCGCGGCTATGCGATGGTGCGCGATGCTGGCGGCGCGATCGTGACGAGCGCGGCGAAGGCGCACGACGCGGGGCATCTGCGACTCCAGTTCGCCGACGGCGAGCTGCCGGTGACGGTCGGAGAGGGCGGCGATCCCGCGCCCCTGCCCGCGCTGCGCCCGGCGCGCAAAGCTCCGCCGTCCGCGCCGAAACCGGGGCAGGGCGAGCTGTTCTGA
- a CDS encoding OmpA family protein, with amino-acid sequence MKSRTTRLAILTSLGAIALTGCVTDPVTGERKISKAAIGGVGGALGGYLLGDLIGGKNSRTEEIVGAGIGAVAGAGVGYYMDQQEKKLRERTAGTGIDVERQGDQLVLNMPGDVTFDLNSAMVKSQFRSALDNVASTLAEYPSTYIDVYGHTDSTGSDTYNQGLSERRAASVADYLAGRGIQRARMATLGYGESQLKCSPERSEADYQCNRRVEIRIAPVTQADVNAAG; translated from the coding sequence ATGAAAAGCAGAACAACCAGGCTCGCCATTCTGACCAGCCTCGGCGCGATCGCGCTGACCGGCTGCGTCACCGATCCGGTCACCGGCGAACGCAAAATCTCCAAAGCAGCGATCGGCGGCGTCGGCGGCGCGCTCGGGGGCTATCTGCTCGGCGACCTGATCGGCGGCAAGAACAGCCGCACCGAGGAAATCGTCGGCGCGGGCATCGGCGCGGTCGCCGGCGCGGGTGTCGGCTATTATATGGATCAGCAGGAAAAGAAACTGCGCGAACGCACCGCGGGCACCGGCATCGATGTCGAGCGGCAGGGCGACCAGCTCGTCCTCAACATGCCCGGCGACGTTACTTTCGACCTCAACAGCGCGATGGTGAAGTCGCAGTTCCGCAGTGCGCTCGACAATGTTGCCTCGACGCTGGCGGAATATCCGAGCACCTATATCGACGTTTACGGGCACACCGATTCGACTGGCAGCGACACCTATAATCAGGGCCTGTCCGAACGCCGCGCCGCCTCGGTCGCCGACTACCTCGCCGGCCGCGGAATCCAGCGTGCACGCATGGCGACGCTCGGCTATGGCGAATCGCAGCTGAAATGCTCGCCCGAACGGAGCGAGGCCGATTATCAGTGCAACCGCCGCGTCGAAATCCGCATCGCCCCGGTTACGCAGGCCGATGTGAACGCGGCAGGGTAA
- a CDS encoding DUF2093 domain-containing protein, which translates to MLIASRNRLARLHYGPNGFRVISPGDHVLCAVTGAPIGLDELRYWSVARQEAYSSAALSVQAELDTARTT; encoded by the coding sequence ATGTTGATCGCCAGCCGCAACCGCCTCGCCCGTCTGCACTATGGGCCGAACGGCTTTCGCGTCATATCGCCCGGCGATCATGTGCTGTGCGCAGTGACCGGCGCACCGATCGGGCTCGACGAGCTGCGCTACTGGTCGGTGGCGCGGCAAGAAGCCTATTCCAGCGCCGCGCTGTCGGTGCAGGCCGAACTGGACACCGCGCGCACCACATGA
- a CDS encoding M23 family metallopeptidase — protein sequence MMVAANGRRAAALSLLMLATGCVPVAETEVRPAPSLAAPPPAPTPAPVRHDLALSGIAEQGAVVTGRVSAGVRSLMLDGKPVPVAPDGAFLIGFDRDAGVGAELVATFADGQRIVRTIAVAAGRWRLEHINAPYRGSASSDADFARRRPAEVAAIGAARAKEAESDGWRQAFRWPVTGRLSGFFGSQRIYQGKPGAYHSGTDIAVPAGTPFVAPADGVVTLAVEAPFTLEGHLLIVDHGMGLSSAFLHCQRLDVKVGDRVVRGQRLGTVGRTGRATGPHMHWGLTWRGARIDPGKLAGPIGG from the coding sequence ATGATGGTCGCCGCGAACGGGCGGCGCGCCGCGGCGCTTTCGCTGCTGATGCTCGCGACGGGATGCGTTCCAGTCGCCGAAACCGAAGTCCGGCCTGCGCCCTCCCTTGCAGCTCCGCCGCCCGCGCCGACGCCTGCGCCGGTGCGCCATGATCTCGCGCTGTCGGGCATCGCCGAACAGGGCGCGGTCGTTACCGGCCGCGTTTCGGCGGGCGTGCGCAGCCTGATGCTGGACGGCAAGCCGGTTCCGGTGGCGCCCGATGGCGCCTTTCTCATCGGTTTCGACCGCGATGCGGGGGTGGGGGCCGAGCTTGTCGCGACCTTTGCCGACGGGCAGCGCATCGTGCGTACGATTGCAGTTGCGGCGGGCCGTTGGCGACTCGAGCATATTAACGCGCCTTACCGTGGCAGCGCGTCGAGCGATGCCGACTTTGCCCGCCGCCGCCCCGCCGAGGTGGCGGCGATTGGGGCGGCGCGCGCGAAGGAGGCCGAATCGGACGGCTGGCGGCAGGCGTTTCGCTGGCCGGTCACTGGGCGCCTGTCCGGCTTTTTCGGGTCGCAGCGCATCTATCAGGGCAAGCCGGGTGCCTATCACAGTGGCACCGACATTGCAGTTCCGGCGGGAACGCCGTTCGTCGCACCCGCCGACGGGGTGGTGACGCTCGCCGTCGAAGCGCCCTTCACGCTCGAGGGGCATTTGCTGATCGTCGATCATGGCATGGGGCTGTCGAGCGCCTTCCTCCATTGCCAGCGACTCGACGTAAAGGTCGGCGACCGCGTCGTTCGGGGGCAGCGGCTGGGCACGGTTGGCCGCACCGGCCGTGCGACGGGGCCGCATATGCACTGGGGGCTGACGTGGCGCGGCGCCCGGATCGACCCCGGCAAGCTTGCTGGACCGATCGGCGGTTGA